One window of Perca flavescens isolate YP-PL-M2 chromosome 6, PFLA_1.0, whole genome shotgun sequence genomic DNA carries:
- the gbp gene encoding glycogen synthase kinase binding protein: MPCRKENYIFLEQSVTVGSKEVDALVTKIGEALQLHNNSGGHQKTSVSVSMSCLHGLTGSGGGSGVVKPAAIIGGNAGGAPSQKQKHHGCCMRLRNRGHRGSSRASPYNIPGSNSDQDWDQKIKPWNKKRINVEEDDPHRLLQDLILSGNLIKEAVRRLQFSGADCGDFPKTADSVPC; this comes from the coding sequence ATGCCGTGTCGGAAGGAGAACTACATCTTTCTGGAGCAGTCGGTTACGGTCGGCTCCAAAGAAGTGGACGCGCTGGTTACGAAGATCGGCGAGGCGCTGCAGCTCCACAACAATAGCGGCGGCCACCAGAAGACGTCGGTGTCCGTGTCCATGTCCTGCCTGCACGGGCTCACCGGCAGCGGCGGCGGCTCCGGCGTGGTCAAGCCGGCAGCCATAATCGGCGGCAACGCCGGGGGAGCTCCATCgcaaaaacagaaacaccacgGCTGCTGCATGCGGCTCCGGAACCGGGGACACCGGGGGAGCAGCAGGGCAAGCCCCTATAACATCCCCGGATCTAACAGCGACCAGGACTGGGACCAAAAAATCAAACCGTGGAACAAAAAGAGGATCAACGTGGAGGAGGACGATCCGCACCGACTGCTGCAGGACTTAATTTTGTCCGGGAACCTGATTAAAGAGGCTGTGAGGAGGCTGCAGTTCTCCGGCGCAGACTGTGGAGACTTCCCCAAGACGGCGGACAGTGTGCCGTGCTGA